Proteins found in one Rhodobacter capsulatus SB 1003 genomic segment:
- a CDS encoding ATP-binding cassette domain-containing protein, with product MIALDLTEKRFGATVILGALRLRVEPGEVLGIAGPSGSGKSTLLRILAGVDTRFRGTLQGPSRRAMVFQEPNLMPWRRVIDNIILPTGVDAATAEAWLSRVGLAGYGAHWPGQLSLGQARRVGLARAFAARPELLILDEPFVSLDAGRVAELLDLTAALIAETRPAVVLASHAALELDRLATRRARLTGRPARLSEG from the coding sequence ATGATCGCGCTGGATCTGACGGAAAAACGCTTCGGCGCGACGGTCATTCTGGGGGCGCTGCGCCTGCGGGTCGAGCCGGGCGAGGTGCTGGGCATCGCCGGGCCCTCCGGCTCTGGCAAATCGACGCTGCTGCGCATCCTGGCCGGGGTGGACACGCGGTTTCGCGGCACGTTGCAGGGACCAAGCCGCCGCGCGATGGTGTTTCAGGAGCCCAATCTGATGCCCTGGCGGCGGGTGATCGACAACATCATCCTGCCGACCGGGGTGGATGCGGCAACCGCCGAGGCCTGGCTGTCCCGCGTCGGTCTGGCGGGCTATGGCGCGCATTGGCCGGGGCAGCTCTCGCTGGGGCAGGCGCGTCGGGTCGGGCTGGCGCGGGCCTTTGCGGCGCGGCCCGAGCTGCTCATTCTGGACGAGCCCTTCGTGTCGCTGGATGCCGGGCGCGTCGCGGAGTTGCTGGATCTGACCGCCGCGCTGATCGCCGAGACGCGCCCGGCGGTGGTGCTGGCCTCGCATGCGGCGCTGGAGCTGGACCGGCTCGCCACGCGCCGCGCGCGGCTGACGGGCCGTCCGGCGCGGCTGAGCGAGGGGTGA
- a CDS encoding ABC transporter permease, which produces MRAAARAAGAIMARELARFLSQRERFLAALVRPLVWLFVFAAGFRAALGMSIIPPYRTYIPYETYIAPGLCGMILLFSAMQSALSLVNDRESGTMRLMLTAPWPRWFLLGAKLLAGALVGLVQVAVFLGIGWLYGIHLPPMGYLAALPALMLSGLMLGSLGLLLSARVRQLENFAGVMNFVIFPMFFLSSALYPIWKMQEASPWLAWICRLNPFTHAVELIRFSLHLQGNALSLAVTAGATAVFFALALWGYEPARTRAPRGE; this is translated from the coding sequence ATGAGGGCCGCCGCGCGCGCCGCGGGCGCGATCATGGCCCGCGAACTGGCCCGGTTCCTGAGCCAGCGCGAACGCTTTCTGGCGGCGCTGGTGCGTCCGCTGGTGTGGCTTTTCGTCTTTGCCGCAGGCTTTCGCGCCGCTTTGGGGATGTCGATCATTCCGCCCTATCGCACCTATATCCCCTATGAAACCTATATCGCGCCGGGGCTGTGCGGGATGATCTTGCTGTTTTCGGCGATGCAAAGCGCGCTCTCGCTGGTCAATGACCGCGAAAGCGGCACGATGCGGCTGATGCTGACGGCGCCCTGGCCGCGCTGGTTCCTGCTGGGGGCGAAACTGCTGGCGGGGGCGCTGGTGGGGCTGGTGCAGGTGGCGGTCTTTCTGGGCATCGGCTGGCTTTACGGCATCCATCTGCCGCCCATGGGCTATCTGGCCGCGCTGCCCGCGCTGATGCTGTCGGGGCTGATGCTGGGATCGCTGGGCCTGCTTCTGTCGGCGCGGGTGCGGCAGCTGGAGAACTTTGCCGGGGTGATGAATTTCGTGATCTTCCCGATGTTCTTCCTGTCTTCGGCGCTCTATCCGATCTGGAAGATGCAGGAGGCTTCGCCTTGGCTCGCCTGGATCTGCCGTCTCAACCCCTTTACCCATGCGGTCGAGCTGATCCGGTTTTCGCTTCATCTGCAAGGCAATGCGCTGTCGCTGGCGGTGACGGCGGGGGCCACGGCCGTGTTCTTCGCGCTGGCGCTTTGGGGCTATGAACCGGCGCGGACACGGGCGCCGCGGGGGGAGTGA